The following are from one region of the Ptychodera flava strain L36383 chromosome 15, AS_Pfla_20210202, whole genome shotgun sequence genome:
- the LOC139151849 gene encoding xanthine dehydrogenase/oxidase-like, with protein MGQGLYTKTVQIASRALHIPQERIHINETSSDKVPNAIETGGSTGTDLYGNAVKIACETLMERLEPLMYENPKGSWEEWVNAAYMKRISLSASGFFKYPYHISFDWDNLKNSKTQYYFSYGAGCCEVEVDCLTGDHQLKRADIVMDVGDSLNPALDIGQIEGGFMQGYGLYTLEELRYSKEGKLLTKGPGMYRIPQIGDIPSEFNVTLLKRAPCKVGLYSSKAIGEPPVHLAFAAHPAIKDAVSSARADAGLDGPFRLDSPATPERIRLACADEFTKDVNDQTTFDCEFFVRP; from the exons ATGGGTCAAGGTTTGTACACCAAAACTGTACAGATCGCCAGTCGTGCCCTGCACATTCCCCAAGAACGAATCCACATCAATGAGACCAGCAGTGACAAGGTGCCGAATGCCATAGAAACGGGAGGGTCAACAGGAACTGATTTGTATGGAAATGCTGTCAAG ATCGCTTGTGAAACCTTGATGGAGAGACTTGAACCATTAATGTATGAGAACCCGAAGGGATCATGGGAAGAATGG GTGAACGCTGCATACATGAAAAGAATAAGCTTGTCGGCATCTGGATTTTTCAA ATATCCGTATCATATTAGTTTCGACTGGGACAACCTGAAGAACTCCAAAACTCAGTACTATTTCAGCTATGGTGCAGGGTGTTGTGAAGTGGAAGTGGACTGCTTGACAGGGGATCATCAGTTGAAACGTGCAGATATAGTCATGGACGTTGGAGACAGTTTGAACCCAGCACTAGACATTGGACAG ATTGAAGGTGGATTTATGCAAGGTTATGGGCTGTACACTTTAGAAGAACTTCGATACTCTAAGGAAGGGAAACTACTGACTAAAGGTCCCGGGATGTATAGAATACCACAGATCGGTGATATCCCTAGCGAGTTCAACGTTACTTTGTTGAAGAGGGCGCCATGCAAAGTTGGATTATATTCATCAAAA GCTATTGGAGAACCGCCAGTCCACCTAGCATTTGCAGCTCATCCTGCGATAAAGGATGCGGTATCGTCAGCCAGAGCCGATGCTGGACTTGATGGTCCATTTAGATTGGACAGTCCGGCCACTCCAGAAAGGATAAGGCTTGCATGCGCTGATGAATTCACCAAGGATGTGAAT GACCAAACCACATTCGACTGTGAGTTCTTCGTCAGACCCTAA